From a single Hymenobacter sp. YIM 151500-1 genomic region:
- the proS gene encoding proline--tRNA ligase: MSKSLPKRSEDYSLWYNELVKRAGLAENSAVRGCMVIKPYGYAIWEKMQRTLDDMFKRTGHQNAYFPLFVPKSLFEAEEKNAEGFAKECAVVTHYRLQTDPDQPGKLRVDPNAKLEEELVVRPTSEAIIWSTYKNWIQSYRDLPLLINQWANVVRWEMRTRLFLRTAEFLWQEGHTAHATAEEALAETRQMLEVYAQFAEEWLALPVVKGVKTENERFAGALETYCIEGLMQDGKALQAGTSHFLGQNFAKAFDVQFTNKQGQLEHVWGTSWGVSTRLMGALVMAHSDDDGLVLPPKLAPIQVVIVPIYKTGQLDELLERIRPMQLGLINRGISVKIDDRDTERPGFKFAEWELKGVPVRIAVGLRDLESGTVEVARRDTKEKLTLPLQDIVNSVDQLLEDIQHTIYRRALHFREEHTTRVDSYEEFKQVLDGKGGFVLAHYDGTSETEERIKEETKATIRCLALAEPDEEGVCIVTGRPSTRRAHFARAY; this comes from the coding sequence ATGAGCAAAAGTTTGCCCAAGCGCAGCGAAGACTATTCGTTGTGGTACAACGAGTTGGTGAAACGGGCCGGGCTGGCCGAAAACTCGGCCGTACGGGGCTGCATGGTGATTAAGCCCTACGGCTACGCCATCTGGGAAAAAATGCAGCGCACCCTGGATGATATGTTCAAGCGCACGGGCCACCAGAACGCCTACTTCCCGCTGTTCGTGCCCAAAAGCCTGTTTGAAGCCGAAGAGAAAAACGCCGAGGGCTTTGCCAAGGAGTGCGCCGTGGTAACGCACTACCGCCTGCAAACCGACCCCGACCAGCCGGGCAAGCTGCGCGTCGACCCCAACGCTAAGCTGGAAGAAGAGCTGGTGGTGCGCCCCACCTCGGAGGCCATTATCTGGAGCACTTACAAAAACTGGATTCAGAGCTACCGTGACCTGCCCTTGCTTATCAACCAGTGGGCCAACGTAGTACGCTGGGAGATGCGCACCCGCCTGTTTCTGCGCACGGCCGAGTTTCTGTGGCAGGAAGGCCACACGGCCCACGCCACCGCCGAAGAAGCCCTGGCCGAAACCCGCCAGATGCTGGAGGTGTACGCCCAGTTTGCCGAGGAGTGGCTGGCCCTACCTGTGGTGAAAGGTGTGAAAACCGAAAACGAGCGGTTTGCCGGGGCTCTGGAAACCTACTGCATCGAGGGGCTGATGCAGGACGGCAAGGCCCTGCAAGCCGGCACCTCCCACTTCCTGGGGCAGAATTTTGCCAAAGCCTTCGACGTGCAGTTCACCAACAAACAGGGCCAATTGGAGCACGTGTGGGGCACGAGCTGGGGCGTGAGCACCCGCCTGATGGGCGCCCTGGTCATGGCCCACTCCGACGACGACGGCCTAGTGCTGCCGCCCAAACTGGCCCCGATTCAGGTGGTTATTGTGCCCATCTACAAAACCGGCCAGCTGGACGAGCTGCTGGAGCGCATCCGGCCTATGCAGCTGGGCCTGATCAACCGCGGCATTTCGGTGAAGATAGACGACCGGGACACCGAGCGGCCCGGCTTCAAGTTTGCCGAGTGGGAGCTGAAAGGCGTGCCCGTCCGCATTGCCGTGGGCCTGCGCGACCTGGAAAGCGGCACTGTAGAAGTGGCCCGCCGCGACACCAAAGAGAAGCTGACCCTGCCGCTGCAAGACATTGTGAACAGCGTAGACCAGCTGCTGGAAGATATTCAGCACACCATCTACCGCCGCGCCCTGCACTTCCGCGAGGAGCACACCACCCGCGTAGACAGCTACGAGGAGTTCAAGCAGGTGCTCGACGGCAAGGGCGGCTTCGTGCTGGCCCACTACGACGGCACCTCCGAAACCGAGGAGCGCATCAAGGAAGAAACCAAAGCCACCATCCGCTGCCTGGCCCTGGCCGAGCCCGACGAAGAAGGCGTCTGCATCGTAACCGGCCGCCCCTCCACCCGCCGCGCCCATTTCGCCAGAGCATACTGA
- a CDS encoding GreA/GreB family elongation factor — protein sequence MSRAFTKEDDSLEAPLIPPRAALPPGTPNYVTPRGLELLRQELAELEAARTQAEANRDNDADRTRRLTLLAGQLSQLQARLASAKVVDPRTQPAQEVRFGATVTLRPTAAGQPERRFTIVGVDEASVAEGKVAFVAPIARAVQGARLGQRLKLRLGPKEEEVEVAGLQYN from the coding sequence ATGAGCCGCGCATTCACCAAAGAAGACGATTCCCTTGAAGCTCCCCTGATTCCGCCGCGGGCTGCCCTGCCGCCCGGCACGCCCAACTACGTGACGCCCCGCGGCCTGGAGCTGCTGCGCCAGGAGCTAGCGGAGCTGGAAGCGGCCCGCACCCAGGCCGAAGCCAACCGCGACAACGATGCCGACCGGACCCGCCGCCTCACGCTGCTGGCCGGGCAGCTTAGCCAGCTGCAAGCCCGCCTGGCCAGCGCCAAAGTAGTAGACCCCCGCACCCAGCCAGCCCAGGAAGTTCGTTTTGGCGCCACTGTTACGCTGCGCCCCACTGCCGCCGGCCAACCCGAGCGCCGTTTTACCATCGTGGGTGTAGATGAAGCCTCCGTGGCCGAAGGCAAAGTGGCGTTTGTGGCGCCCATTGCCCGCGCCGTGCAGGGTGCCCGCCTCGGCCAGCGCCTTAAGCTGCGGCTCGGGCCCAAGGAAGAGGAAGTGGAGGTAGCAGGCCTCCAGTACAACTGA
- a CDS encoding NfeD family protein: MDWLTVALLLLFGLAFLVAEVIFIPGTTVVGLVGFGLLVAGIWFGYRDLGSTTGHVLLSGSAVAVGLLVYLGLRPKNINRVALTQVNHARVHDVRHPDVPPGTTGRALSALRPAGTVLFDDDRREVTTRGEFVPAGATVRVLGIEQNRIVVESVA, encoded by the coding sequence ATGGACTGGCTTACCGTTGCTCTGCTGTTGCTGTTTGGCTTGGCCTTCCTGGTGGCCGAAGTCATTTTTATTCCGGGTACTACCGTAGTCGGGCTGGTGGGTTTTGGCCTGCTGGTGGCCGGCATTTGGTTTGGGTACCGCGACCTGGGCTCCACCACGGGCCACGTGCTGCTGTCGGGCTCGGCGGTGGCGGTGGGGCTGCTGGTATACCTGGGGCTGCGGCCCAAAAACATTAACCGCGTGGCCCTGACCCAAGTCAACCACGCCCGCGTGCACGACGTGCGCCACCCTGACGTGCCCCCCGGCACCACGGGCCGCGCCCTCTCGGCCCTGCGCCCCGCCGGCACCGTGCTCTTCGACGACGACCGGCGCGAAGTCACCACCCGCGGCGAGTTTGTGCCCGCCGGTGCCACGGTGCGGGTGCTGGGCATCGAGCAGAACCGCATTGTGGTGGAAAGTGTGGCATAA
- the floA gene encoding flotillin-like protein FloA (flotillin-like protein involved in membrane lipid rafts), which translates to MDFPLLPLIIGAVALLVFLYFFPISLWITALFSGVRVSLFQLAFMRVRKVPPSLIVNSLITSTKAGLELTANDLETHYLAGGNVPSVIKALISADKANIPLSFKQATAIDLAGRDVFEAVTTSVNPKVINTPNVAAVAQDGIQLIAKARVTVRANITQLVGGAGEETILARVGEGIVTSIGSSLSHKEVLENPDKISKLVLQKGLDAGTAFEILSIDIADIDIGENIGAKLQTDQATADLKVAEARAEERRAMAVAMEQENRAKTQEAKSRVVDAEAEIPKAIAEAFRSGNLGVMDYYKMRNIQSDTDMRDSIANPGGQSSSTRPGRDETRLS; encoded by the coding sequence ATGGACTTCCCTCTACTTCCGCTCATTATCGGCGCCGTGGCGCTGCTGGTGTTTCTGTACTTCTTCCCCATCAGCCTCTGGATAACGGCCTTGTTTTCGGGGGTGCGGGTGAGCCTGTTTCAGCTGGCCTTTATGCGGGTGCGCAAGGTGCCGCCTTCCCTGATTGTCAACTCTCTTATTACCAGCACCAAGGCCGGCCTGGAGCTGACGGCCAACGACCTGGAAACGCACTACCTGGCCGGCGGCAACGTGCCCAGCGTCATTAAAGCCCTGATTTCGGCCGACAAAGCCAACATCCCGCTTTCCTTCAAGCAGGCCACGGCCATCGACCTGGCCGGGCGCGACGTGTTCGAGGCCGTGACGACCAGCGTCAACCCCAAGGTCATCAATACGCCCAACGTGGCGGCCGTGGCCCAGGACGGCATTCAGCTCATTGCCAAGGCCCGCGTGACCGTGCGCGCCAACATCACCCAGCTCGTGGGCGGGGCCGGCGAAGAAACCATCCTGGCCCGCGTAGGCGAGGGTATTGTGACGAGCATCGGCTCTTCGCTTTCGCACAAGGAAGTGCTCGAAAACCCCGACAAAATCTCGAAGCTGGTGCTCCAGAAAGGCCTCGACGCCGGCACGGCCTTTGAAATCCTGAGCATCGACATTGCCGACATCGACATCGGCGAAAACATCGGGGCCAAGCTCCAAACCGACCAGGCCACCGCCGACCTGAAAGTGGCCGAGGCCCGCGCCGAGGAGCGCCGCGCCATGGCGGTGGCCATGGAGCAGGAGAACCGCGCCAAAACCCAGGAAGCCAAATCCCGCGTGGTGGATGCCGAAGCCGAAATTCCCAAAGCCATTGCCGAGGCTTTCCGCTCCGGCAACCTGGGCGTGATGGACTACTACAAGATGCGCAACATCCAGTCGGACACCGACATGCGCGACTCTATTGCCAACCCCGGCGGCCAGAGCAGCAGCACCCGGCCCGGCCGCGACGAAACGCGACTTTCGTAA
- a CDS encoding OmpA family protein has translation MRIATIVGVIGAAVAAHTTVQAQHAVWAAKVVGVSSQKAEGKEPFSPEKVLGEPNATPLGQASNEAWIPKKEGTNEFIEVRFGKSLLARQVTVVENFNPGSVTSIELVDTRGQRHQVYENDSPGPIPEMFRSLQITFPPASYRTIGVVVTLDTKAVNGVNQIDAIGIADVAETMVKKEFKGEKSPVSFDSAMVNLGPNVNSKFTDTHPVISPDGRTLFFARQESPQNIGGAKDIQDVWYATLANAEKKAWNPAKNIGTPINNPDGNGVSSVSANGNSAVLISTYNPDGSFDRQGASISHRTRMGWTLPEKLIIQDYYNDDQENVDFFLATSGKVLLMAVERKDGQGEQDIYVSTQNADGKSWGRPRNLGAAINTKKPEFAPFLAADGKTLYFASEGHGGYGKSDIFYSKRLDDTWTNWSKPRNLGPTVNSPDFDAYYTVSAAGEDAYLVSARNGTAGSKDIFRISLTPTFRPEVVTLVRGRVLDAATKKPIASTIRYENLLTGEEIGVAETSPIDGSYTIVLPSGVHYGYRAESKDYLAESDNLDVTDRQKYSEVNRDLYLVPFAVGQTIKLNNIFFAQSKYNLRTNSYPELQRLVRTLKDYPQVEIKLEGHTDNQGDPALNVKLSQDRVNEVKKYLVSKGISGNRISTEGFGGSRPIASNDQEETRKLNRRVEFRITKK, from the coding sequence ATGAGGATAGCAACAATAGTGGGAGTGATAGGGGCGGCAGTGGCGGCTCACACCACGGTACAGGCCCAACACGCCGTGTGGGCTGCCAAAGTAGTGGGTGTGTCGTCGCAGAAAGCAGAAGGAAAGGAGCCTTTCTCGCCGGAGAAAGTGCTGGGGGAGCCCAATGCTACTCCCCTGGGCCAGGCCAGTAACGAGGCGTGGATTCCAAAAAAGGAAGGTACCAACGAGTTTATTGAAGTGCGCTTCGGCAAGTCGTTGCTGGCCCGGCAGGTAACGGTGGTAGAAAACTTCAACCCCGGCTCCGTAACCAGCATTGAGCTGGTGGACACCCGCGGGCAGCGCCACCAAGTGTACGAAAACGACAGTCCGGGTCCCATTCCGGAAATGTTCCGCTCGTTGCAGATTACGTTTCCGCCGGCCTCCTACCGCACTATTGGCGTGGTGGTAACCCTGGACACCAAGGCCGTGAACGGCGTCAACCAGATTGACGCCATCGGCATTGCCGACGTGGCCGAAACCATGGTGAAAAAAGAGTTTAAAGGGGAAAAAAGCCCCGTGAGCTTCGATTCGGCCATGGTGAACCTGGGGCCCAACGTCAACTCCAAGTTCACCGACACCCACCCGGTTATCTCGCCCGACGGCCGCACGCTGTTCTTTGCCCGCCAGGAAAGCCCGCAGAACATCGGTGGCGCCAAGGATATTCAGGACGTGTGGTACGCCACGCTGGCCAACGCCGAAAAGAAAGCCTGGAACCCGGCCAAGAACATCGGCACGCCCATCAACAACCCGGACGGCAACGGGGTATCGTCGGTATCAGCCAATGGCAACTCGGCCGTGCTCATCAGCACCTACAACCCCGACGGCAGCTTCGACCGGCAGGGCGCGTCTATCTCGCACCGCACCCGCATGGGCTGGACCCTGCCCGAGAAGCTGATTATCCAGGACTACTACAACGACGACCAGGAAAACGTCGACTTCTTCCTGGCTACTTCCGGCAAGGTGCTGCTGATGGCCGTGGAGCGCAAGGACGGGCAGGGCGAGCAGGACATCTACGTGAGCACGCAGAACGCCGACGGCAAGTCGTGGGGCCGGCCCCGCAACCTGGGCGCCGCCATCAACACCAAGAAGCCGGAGTTTGCCCCCTTCCTGGCCGCCGACGGCAAGACGCTCTATTTTGCCTCGGAGGGCCACGGCGGCTACGGCAAGAGCGACATCTTCTACAGCAAGCGCCTCGACGACACCTGGACCAACTGGAGCAAGCCGCGCAACCTGGGCCCCACCGTCAACTCCCCCGACTTCGACGCCTACTACACGGTGTCGGCGGCCGGGGAGGATGCCTACCTGGTGTCGGCGCGCAATGGCACGGCGGGCTCCAAGGACATCTTTCGCATCAGCCTGACGCCCACGTTCCGGCCCGAAGTGGTGACGCTGGTGCGCGGCCGGGTGCTGGATGCGGCCACCAAAAAGCCCATTGCCTCCACCATCCGCTACGAAAACCTGCTGACCGGCGAGGAAATCGGGGTGGCTGAAACCAGCCCCATCGACGGCTCTTACACCATCGTGCTGCCCTCGGGCGTGCACTACGGCTACCGCGCCGAGTCGAAAGATTACCTGGCCGAGTCGGACAACCTGGACGTGACGGACCGGCAGAAATACTCGGAGGTAAACCGGGACCTGTACCTGGTGCCCTTCGCCGTAGGCCAGACTATCAAGCTCAACAATATCTTCTTTGCCCAGAGCAAGTACAACCTGCGCACCAACTCCTACCCAGAGCTGCAACGCTTAGTGCGTACGCTCAAGGACTATCCGCAGGTGGAAATCAAGCTGGAAGGCCACACCGACAACCAGGGCGACCCGGCGCTGAACGTGAAGCTGAGCCAGGACCGCGTAAACGAGGTAAAGAAGTACCTGGTCAGCAAAGGCATCAGCGGCAACCGCATCAGCACCGAGGGCTTCGGCGGCAGCCGCCCCATTGCTTCCAACGACCAGGAAGAAACCCGCAAGCTCAACCGCCGCGTGGAGTTCCGGATTACGAAGAAGTAA
- a CDS encoding isopenicillin N synthase family dioxygenase translates to MEEKLLEEIPSLDLADFRSGDPERKAHFVQQLGEAYQNIGFVALKNHGLTDEQTQQLYADVKSFFSLPDDVKQRYENPELAGQRGYTGKGKEHAKGRNTGDLKEFYHVGQEVDDANDPIRTEYPDNIWPAEVPGFQSSTFTTYKTLEAAGKDVLRAIALYLNLPENYFDNKVRNGNSILRPIHYYPIENPDAVPADAVRAAEHGDINLITLLMGASADGLQVLRRDGKWIPITALPDQIVVNVGDMLQRLTNGVLKSTIHRVVNPPREKMNSSRYSIPFFMHPRSEMSLAALESCVSADNPKQQPDITAGEFLNERLVELGLKKK, encoded by the coding sequence ATGGAAGAAAAACTGCTGGAAGAAATTCCCTCTCTCGATTTGGCTGATTTTCGCTCGGGTGACCCGGAGCGAAAGGCCCATTTTGTGCAACAACTGGGCGAGGCCTACCAGAATATTGGCTTCGTAGCTCTCAAAAACCACGGCCTCACCGACGAACAGACGCAGCAGCTCTACGCCGACGTGAAGTCGTTTTTCTCGCTGCCCGACGACGTAAAGCAACGCTACGAAAACCCGGAGCTGGCCGGGCAGCGCGGCTACACTGGCAAGGGCAAGGAGCACGCCAAGGGCCGCAACACCGGCGACCTGAAGGAGTTCTACCACGTGGGCCAGGAGGTAGACGACGCCAACGACCCCATCCGGACGGAGTACCCCGACAACATCTGGCCGGCCGAAGTTCCTGGTTTCCAGAGCAGCACGTTCACGACGTATAAGACGCTGGAAGCGGCCGGCAAGGACGTGCTGCGCGCCATTGCCCTGTACCTGAACCTGCCCGAGAACTACTTCGACAACAAGGTGCGCAACGGCAACTCCATCCTGCGTCCCATCCACTACTACCCCATCGAAAACCCCGACGCGGTGCCGGCCGATGCCGTGCGCGCCGCCGAGCACGGCGACATTAACCTGATTACGCTGCTCATGGGCGCCTCCGCCGATGGCCTGCAAGTGCTGCGCCGCGACGGCAAGTGGATTCCGATTACGGCCCTGCCCGACCAGATTGTGGTGAACGTGGGCGACATGCTCCAGCGCCTCACCAACGGCGTGCTCAAGAGCACCATTCACCGCGTGGTGAATCCGCCCCGCGAAAAGATGAACTCTTCGCGCTACAGCATCCCGTTCTTCATGCACCCGCGCTCCGAAATGAGCCTGGCCGCCCTGGAAAGCTGCGTATCGGCCGATAACCCCAAGCAGCAGCCCGACATCACGGCCGGCGAGTTTCTGAATGAGCGCCTCGTGGAGTTGGGCCTGAAGAAAAAGTAA
- the chrA gene encoding chromate efflux transporter, which produces MPEENIQLAPPPRAPRTERVKRVRHLIFLKDVAALGLTAFGGPQAHLAMMLRLLVDKRRYLTAAELLELTALCQILPGPTSTQTITAIGFRLGGPNLAYLTLLVWMLPAVCLMTGAGLTISYLDKSQVARLVQYVQPVAVGFVAYSAYKIAEKVIHTKTSVALMVVSALLTYRFQVPWLMPLLLVAGGLVTTFRYRRLPQEQKVPLRIEWSNFALWLGVFVGAALLGHYTRLLPVRLFENFYRNGSLVFGGGQVLAPLFYTEFVEFKNYLSTEEFLSGLGLVQAMPGPNFSFASYIGALAMRQSGSGLDGQLLGALVGAAGIFMPGTLLIFFLIRFWDQLKRYRVVKASLEGINAVSAGLVCAATFLLYHPLPDTPINLGLIGVTFLLLLWNRVPSYVLVVVALGAGLLF; this is translated from the coding sequence ATTCCTGAGGAAAACATCCAGCTTGCGCCGCCCCCACGCGCCCCGCGTACCGAGCGGGTGAAGCGGGTGCGCCACCTGATTTTTCTGAAGGACGTAGCGGCGCTGGGGCTTACCGCTTTCGGTGGCCCGCAGGCTCATTTGGCCATGATGCTGCGTCTGCTGGTGGATAAGCGCCGTTACCTGACCGCCGCCGAGCTGCTGGAACTCACGGCCCTGTGCCAGATTCTACCGGGACCTACTTCCACCCAAACCATTACGGCCATCGGCTTCCGCCTGGGCGGGCCAAACCTGGCTTACCTGACCCTGCTGGTGTGGATGCTGCCGGCCGTGTGCCTGATGACTGGTGCTGGCCTCACCATCAGCTACCTCGACAAAAGCCAGGTGGCGCGGCTGGTGCAGTACGTGCAGCCCGTGGCCGTGGGGTTTGTGGCCTACTCAGCTTACAAGATTGCCGAGAAGGTGATTCACACCAAAACTTCAGTCGCGCTGATGGTGGTGTCCGCCCTGCTTACCTACCGGTTTCAGGTGCCCTGGCTGATGCCTCTGCTGCTGGTAGCGGGCGGATTGGTTACTACGTTCCGCTACCGGCGGCTGCCGCAGGAGCAAAAGGTGCCGCTGCGCATCGAATGGTCGAATTTTGCCTTGTGGCTGGGCGTGTTTGTGGGCGCGGCCTTGCTGGGCCACTACACGCGCCTGCTGCCGGTGCGCCTGTTCGAGAACTTTTACCGCAACGGCAGCCTCGTGTTCGGGGGCGGGCAGGTACTGGCGCCGCTGTTTTACACGGAGTTCGTGGAGTTTAAAAACTACCTCTCCACCGAAGAGTTTCTGTCGGGCCTGGGGCTGGTGCAGGCCATGCCGGGCCCCAACTTTTCCTTCGCCTCCTACATCGGCGCCCTGGCCATGCGGCAGTCCGGCAGCGGACTGGATGGGCAGCTGCTGGGGGCGTTGGTGGGCGCGGCCGGTATCTTCATGCCCGGTACCCTGCTCATCTTCTTCCTGATTCGGTTCTGGGACCAGCTGAAACGGTACCGGGTGGTGAAAGCCTCGCTGGAAGGCATCAACGCCGTGTCGGCCGGGTTGGTGTGCGCCGCCACCTTCCTGCTCTACCACCCGCTGCCCGATACGCCAATAAACCTGGGGCTTATCGGCGTTACCTTTCTGCTTCTGCTTTGGAACCGGGTGCCGTCGTACGTGCTGGTTGTGGTAGCTCTTGGGGCGGGGCTGTTGTTTTAG
- the rfbA gene encoding glucose-1-phosphate thymidylyltransferase RfbA, whose protein sequence is MKGIILAGGSGTRLHPLTLAVSKQLMPVYDKPMIYYPLSILMMAGIREILIITTPHDQAHFKKLLGDGQSLGCRFEYVVQEVPNGLAQAFVLGADFIGQDKVALVLGDNIFHGEGMEELLKSNNDPDGGVVYAYHVHDPERYGVVEFDQNNRALSIEEKPKQPKSNYAVPGLYFYDNDVVEIARNLQPSARGEYEITDVNQEYLRRGKLKVGILGRGTAWLDTGTFESLMQAGEFVRVLEQRQGLKVGSIEEVAFRQGFINADQLRAIAEPLRKSGYGDYLLHLPEHPLREV, encoded by the coding sequence ATGAAAGGCATCATCCTGGCCGGCGGCTCCGGCACCCGCTTGCACCCCCTGACCCTGGCCGTGAGCAAGCAGCTCATGCCCGTGTACGACAAGCCGATGATTTACTACCCGCTGTCCATTCTGATGATGGCCGGCATCCGGGAAATCCTCATCATCACCACGCCCCACGACCAAGCGCACTTCAAAAAGCTGCTCGGCGACGGGCAGAGCCTGGGCTGCCGCTTTGAGTACGTGGTGCAGGAAGTGCCCAATGGTTTGGCCCAGGCCTTTGTGCTGGGTGCCGATTTTATCGGCCAGGACAAAGTGGCCTTGGTGCTGGGTGACAACATCTTCCACGGCGAAGGCATGGAGGAGCTACTCAAGTCGAACAACGACCCCGACGGCGGCGTGGTGTACGCCTACCACGTGCACGACCCGGAGCGGTACGGGGTAGTGGAGTTTGACCAGAACAACCGCGCCCTCAGCATCGAGGAGAAGCCCAAGCAGCCGAAAAGCAACTACGCCGTGCCGGGCCTGTACTTCTACGACAACGACGTGGTAGAAATTGCCCGCAACCTCCAGCCCTCGGCCCGCGGCGAGTACGAAATCACCGACGTCAACCAGGAGTACCTGCGCCGGGGCAAGCTGAAAGTAGGTATCCTGGGCCGCGGCACCGCCTGGCTCGACACGGGCACCTTCGAGAGCCTGATGCAAGCCGGCGAGTTTGTGCGCGTGCTGGAACAGCGCCAGGGCCTGAAAGTAGGCTCCATCGAGGAGGTGGCTTTCCGCCAGGGCTTCATCAACGCCGACCAGCTACGCGCCATTGCCGAGCCCCTGCGCAAGAGCGGCTACGGCGACTACCTGCTGCACCTGCCCGAGCACCCGCTGCGGGAAGTGTAG
- a CDS encoding four helix bundle protein — translation MHDYRKLRVWQDAIELAVEVYQFTRTLPAEEKFNLVSQMNRAAVSVGSNIGEGAGRMTNGEFVQFLGFASGSCSEIITQSVICERLELGTATLRAAVLERATSIQKMIHTFIKTLR, via the coding sequence ATGCACGATTATCGGAAGCTACGAGTATGGCAAGATGCTATTGAACTGGCGGTCGAAGTATACCAGTTCACCCGTACTTTGCCAGCTGAAGAGAAGTTCAACCTGGTAAGCCAGATGAACCGGGCAGCAGTGTCAGTCGGCTCAAATATTGGCGAAGGTGCTGGAAGAATGACAAACGGCGAGTTCGTGCAGTTTCTTGGTTTTGCCAGTGGTTCATGCTCGGAAATTATTACGCAGTCTGTGATTTGTGAACGACTTGAATTAGGAACTGCCACTCTGCGAGCAGCCGTACTAGAGCGAGCTACTTCAATTCAGAAGATGATTCACACCTTCATTAAAACCTTACGGTAG
- a CDS encoding SDR family oxidoreductase — protein MYEQPFHDQPLDNLAFLVTGGAGFIGSNLVEYLLKYGAKEVRVLDNYSNGFRKNVALFEGHPALRVIEGDIRDRQTCVDACRGIDIVLHQAALGSVPRSINDPITSNDVNVGGFVNMLVGAKEAGAKRFVYAASSSTYGDHKALPKVEDRIGKPLSPYAVTKYANELYADVFGKTYGMEIIGLRYFNIFGPRQDPNGAYAAVIPLFIDAVLSGRPPRMNGDGGQTRDFTFVENCVQANIRAALVQNPAAVNQVYNIAVADRTSLNDLFNILKEEAGADITPEYGPDRPGDIRDSLADISKAQTLLGYNPQIRIREGLQKTLAWFKANQEFIDIRN, from the coding sequence ATGTACGAACAACCTTTTCACGACCAGCCGCTCGATAATCTGGCCTTCCTGGTGACGGGTGGGGCCGGCTTTATCGGGTCGAACCTGGTGGAATACCTGCTCAAGTACGGCGCCAAGGAAGTGCGCGTGCTGGATAATTACTCCAACGGCTTCCGCAAGAACGTGGCCTTGTTTGAAGGCCACCCGGCCCTGCGCGTAATCGAGGGCGACATCCGGGACCGGCAGACCTGCGTGGATGCTTGCCGGGGCATCGACATTGTGCTGCACCAGGCGGCGCTGGGCTCCGTGCCCCGCTCCATCAACGACCCCATCACGAGCAACGACGTGAATGTGGGCGGCTTCGTGAACATGCTGGTGGGCGCTAAGGAAGCCGGGGCGAAGCGGTTCGTGTACGCGGCTTCGTCGTCCACATACGGCGACCATAAGGCCCTGCCCAAAGTGGAGGACCGCATCGGCAAGCCTCTGTCGCCGTACGCCGTCACGAAGTACGCCAACGAGTTGTATGCTGATGTGTTTGGCAAGACCTACGGCATGGAAATCATCGGGCTGCGCTACTTCAACATCTTCGGGCCGCGCCAGGACCCGAACGGGGCCTATGCGGCGGTAATTCCGCTGTTTATTGACGCTGTGCTGAGTGGCCGGCCCCCGCGCATGAACGGCGACGGCGGCCAGACCCGCGACTTCACCTTCGTGGAGAACTGCGTGCAGGCCAACATCCGGGCGGCGCTGGTGCAAAACCCCGCGGCCGTGAATCAGGTGTACAACATTGCTGTAGCCGACCGCACCTCGCTCAACGACCTGTTCAATATCCTGAAGGAAGAAGCCGGCGCCGACATCACCCCCGAATACGGCCCCGACCGCCCCGGCGACATCCGCGACTCCCTGGCCGACATCAGCAAGGCCCAAACCCTGCTCGGCTACAACCCGCAAATCCGCATCCGGGAAGGATTGCAGAAGACGCTGGCGTGGTTTAAGGCCAACCAGGAGTTTATTGATATTAGGAATTAG